From a region of the Triticum aestivum cultivar Chinese Spring chromosome 7D, IWGSC CS RefSeq v2.1, whole genome shotgun sequence genome:
- the LOC123166010 gene encoding spidroin-1 isoform X2: MRIRRRPQQPSPYAAALLHHQQQYRADPSTSAHQTPRNAEERGPGGGGDEEEGRARPPHLHANADLGRKPAAARRLALPQDNAVEGQGAAAEQGDGDARRSNGHGGGGGGGWKLDVACTGAGERAVKVEDPVTNGVAALSAVKEEKNGSGGAAGGAKKRRGPAVLMEGSRCSRVNGRGWRCSQPTLVGYSLCEHHLGKGRMRSAAAAAAAGVGAGGGRGGPGQLGRTEHRARMPVGVAVTTAAAKAEEPGLRPY; this comes from the exons ATGAGGATCAGGAGGAGGCCGCAGCAGCCGTCCCCCTACGCCGCCGCCCTGCTGCACCACCAGCAGCAGTACCGCGCAGATCCGTCCACATCCGCGCACCAGACCCCGCGGAACGCGGAGGAGCGCGGccccggcgggggcggcgacgaggaggaggggcGGGCGAGGCCGCCGCATCTGCATGCCAATGCGGATCTCGGCCGCAAGCCCGCCGCCGCCAGGCGCCTGGCATTGCCGCAG GACAATGCAGTCGAGGgccagggcgcggcggcggagcagggAGATGGTGATGCTCGCAGGAG CaatggccatggcggcggcggcggcggcggctggaagcTGGACGTGGCATGCACGGGCGCCGGCGAGCGGGCGGTGAAGGTGGAAGATCCGGTCACGAATGGCGTGGCGGCGTTGTCGGCCGTCAAGGAGGAGAAGaatggcagcggcggcgcggctggcgggGCCAAGAAGCGGCGCGGCCCGGCGGTGCTGATGGAGGGGTCGCGGTGCAGCCGCGTGAACGGGCGCGGGTGGCGCTGCAGCCAGCCGACGCTGGTCGGCTACTCCCTCTGCGAGCACCACCTCGGCAAGGGCCGGATGCGCagtgcggcggcggccgcggcagcgGGCGTCGGTGCTGGCGGCGGGCGCGGAGGCCCCGGCCAGCTCGGCCGCACCGAGCACCGGGCCAGGATGCCCGTCGGTGTCGCGGTGACCACCGCGGCGGCCAAGGCGGAGGAGCCGGGCCTGCGGCCCTACTAG
- the LOC123166010 gene encoding spidroin-2 isoform X1 produces the protein MRIRRRPQQPSPYAAALLHHQQQYRADPSTSAHQTPRNAEERGPGGGGDEEEGRARPPHLHANADLGRKPAAARRLALPQDNAVEGQGAAAEQGDGDARRSSNGHGGGGGGGWKLDVACTGAGERAVKVEDPVTNGVAALSAVKEEKNGSGGAAGGAKKRRGPAVLMEGSRCSRVNGRGWRCSQPTLVGYSLCEHHLGKGRMRSAAAAAAAGVGAGGGRGGPGQLGRTEHRARMPVGVAVTTAAAKAEEPGLRPY, from the exons ATGAGGATCAGGAGGAGGCCGCAGCAGCCGTCCCCCTACGCCGCCGCCCTGCTGCACCACCAGCAGCAGTACCGCGCAGATCCGTCCACATCCGCGCACCAGACCCCGCGGAACGCGGAGGAGCGCGGccccggcgggggcggcgacgaggaggaggggcGGGCGAGGCCGCCGCATCTGCATGCCAATGCGGATCTCGGCCGCAAGCCCGCCGCCGCCAGGCGCCTGGCATTGCCGCAG GACAATGCAGTCGAGGgccagggcgcggcggcggagcagggAGATGGTGATGCTCGCAGGAG CAGCaatggccatggcggcggcggcggcggcggctggaagcTGGACGTGGCATGCACGGGCGCCGGCGAGCGGGCGGTGAAGGTGGAAGATCCGGTCACGAATGGCGTGGCGGCGTTGTCGGCCGTCAAGGAGGAGAAGaatggcagcggcggcgcggctggcgggGCCAAGAAGCGGCGCGGCCCGGCGGTGCTGATGGAGGGGTCGCGGTGCAGCCGCGTGAACGGGCGCGGGTGGCGCTGCAGCCAGCCGACGCTGGTCGGCTACTCCCTCTGCGAGCACCACCTCGGCAAGGGCCGGATGCGCagtgcggcggcggccgcggcagcgGGCGTCGGTGCTGGCGGCGGGCGCGGAGGCCCCGGCCAGCTCGGCCGCACCGAGCACCGGGCCAGGATGCCCGTCGGTGTCGCGGTGACCACCGCGGCGGCCAAGGCGGAGGAGCCGGGCCTGCGGCCCTACTAG